gaatatttataaagttatgaaaatgttttgatatatatcgagacatataatgaaaagagAAAATACTTTACTTGCATAAGCCcgcaaatataaattataaaataaaaaaaataataataaatattaaaataacaaaataaaaataaagacgATACAAAGCGTAAATGacaatttttgaaaaagaagaaaaaagataaatataataatgaccattttattttaaaaaaagaaaaaagaaaaatacaCAACCAGGAATGCTAAAAATAGCTATTTGAAAGTATAAGTAGTAtgtgtgtattttttttttcatcctAAACTTTTAGTAAAATTTATTGGGAATATTAACAAGGAGCTTATGTAtgttatgaaaatataagtataatatatgtgtgtgtttaaaatataaatatacaagcatagtatatgtgtgtatatgcacatatataaagactaagttatatatatatgtatgtatattatatagcCTCCTAAGGATACAAAAGGGGTTTATATAGAGACTAGCCATAAGtgtgcatataatttttgaactttataaaaaaagaataaaaaacagGTTAGCAAAAATGAGTGAAGCATTGGATGTAGATAATGCCAAAGAAAAGATAAACTTTATGTTTGCCTattggaaaaataatagtaataaagactttgaaaatagtaatgcattttgtattttatcGGGTAAATCGAGCAAAGATGATAATGCAACGATTCAAGAACAGTTTCAGATGTGGCTTTTAGGATACCAACTTACagaaactttttttttattttgtaaaaaaaatgaaaaattaataatacttacaagtgataaaaaaaagaaatttttACAACCATTATTAGATAAGACGGATAACATAACAATTTTAGaacgaaataataatgataatagtgagaattttgaaaaaataaaaaatgaaataaatatgcatgatagtaaagaattattaattttaaaagacAAAGATTCTACTGGAAGTTTTTTTGAAGCatgttataattttattaaaagtttaaataaaaatgaaatagatgtaaataataatataaaaaatttattaaatcttAGATCTAAATCAGATgtaaaattacaaaaatcAGCTAGTGATATAGCTAgtattataatgaaaagcGTCTTGATAACTACAATTGAAAATTCATTGGATAGTGAAGAATATGAAAGtcacaataaaataaaagaaaaagttttaaaatttaatgaaaataaaaaatgtgttgTTAAGATAAAGgataaattaaaagcaGATATAGACGATATAGatgttatatatagtaGTGTACAAAGTGGcaataaatttgtattaaattttaaaaatacaaatgataataattacTTATCACAAAATGATGGTACTATAGTTATAGGTTTAGGTGtcaaatataaagaattatgtgcaaatataaatagaaccttattattaaatgctAAAGAGTATCATAAAGaactttataattttactttctctttacaaaaatacataattaatgactgtttaaaatataatacatcTTTTTCagatgtatataaaaaggctatacaatatattaaagataataaacaaaattatcaaacaattggaaatataaatttagaaaattattttataaaatgtttagGTCATGTTATAGGTTTTGAGTTTATGGAAAAGGAATTTTTAATCACAgcaaataattcaaatgcTACgatcgaaaaaaatacatcttataatatttctgTTGGGTTCGAAAATGTTCAATTACCAGAttctaaaaatgtattttcaACATGGATCAGTGACACTGTTTTTGTTAACGATAAAGAAGAAGTAACTATACTTACAGATGCAATAggtaaagaaataaatactaTATCATATGAATTAGAAGAAAGTGAAAGTGAAAACGAAGAAGAAGATAGTGaagacaataaaaaaaaaagcggAAAAGAATccaaaaatgtaaaaagaGAAGCTAGCGATTATGATGAAAGTGATGATGACGATGATGATAGTAATAACAAATCTgcaaaagtaaaaaaagaaaaaaacaaaaatggagatagtgaaaataaaaagaaaataggAATATCAGCaagtatattaaataatgcatCTAGTGTTATTGTATCAGACAGATTaagaagaagaaataaaaattcattaGCCCATAATAATGAGCAAGAAATCgaagaattaaataaaagacaaaatgaattgaaaaataaaaaaatcgaagaaattaaaaatagattTTCAGAAGGTactaatgaatataaagatttaaataaaaaaaacataaaaaaattagaagaTATTAAATCATATAATGATGCAGATTTAATTCCTCGTGATTTAAGatcaaatataatacatgtTGATAATAAACATGAATCCATTTTATTACCTGTAAATGGTGCACATATACCTTTCCATGTATctacaattaaaaatttaagttCGAATTATgaagataataatgatatatttgttttaagaATAAACTTTCAAGTTCCAGGAAATCAAGGATCTCAAAAAGGGGAATTTAATGCTTTTCccaaattaaatgaaaaagaaatgtaTATCAAAGagttaatatttaaatcaaaTGATGAGAAACATTTACAATTTGTTGTTAAACAAGTTAAAGAATTAATCAAACAAGTGAAACAAAAAGAAGTAGAAGCAGATGTAAATGATTCTAAAActtcaaatgaaaaattagcTTTAAATAAAAGCGGTAGAAGAATAGTATTACGAGATTTAATGACAAGAcctaatatatttactggaagaaaaatattaggAACTTTAGAATTACATACTAATGGTTTAAGATATTCTGCAAATTCAAGAGGAACTACAGAatttatagatatattatttgatgaTATTAAACATGCTTTTTATCAACCATGTGATGGacaattaattatattaattcatttccatttaaaaagatatattatggtaggaaaaaagaaaacacTAGATGTGCAATTCTATTGTGAAGTAGGAACACAAATAGATGATCTTGATCGAGCTAAAGCTAGAAATGTATATGACCCTGATGAAATGCATGATGAAATGAAAGAAagagaacaaaaaaataaattaaatttaatttttaaaaattttgtacAACAAATGCAagatatatcaaaaattgAATTTGAAATCCCATATCCCGAATTAACATTTTCAGGGGTACCAAACAAAAGTAATGTTGAAATTTTTGTTACTGCCAATACTATTAATCATTTAATTGAATGGCCACCTTTTATCTTATCTGTTGAAGATATTGAAATTGCATCTCTAGAGAGAGTACATCATGGTTTAAGAAACTTTGATAtgatttttgtttttaaggATTATACCAAACCTGTAAAAAGAATTGATGTTATACCTAttgaatatatagatacaattaaaaaatggctAACCACTATTGATATAGTATATTAtgaaggaaaaaataatttacaatGGGGAAATATTCTTAAAACAATCCTTGCAGACATTGAATCTTTTGTTAATTCCAAGGGATTCGATGGGTTTTTAGGAGAAgatgatgatgaagaagaaCAGTCTGCTGAAGATGAAGATGAGGATGACGAATATGAGGTTGACGAATCGGAACTGGTAAGTCCATCCCTACTTTTCAACATTGCTATACTCTCTAATTTTGTTACTTTTTCGAATTtgtttgcatatttttgttgcacttccttttcttttttcagAGTGCCGAAGATGATAGTGAGTATGACGATAGTGAAGAAGAAAGTTTAGCCACAGAAAGTGATGGAGATGAAGAAGTTGAAGAAGATTCAGATGATGAAGGATTATCATGGGACGAACTTGAAGAAAGAGCTAAAAAAGGTAAAccaatatatacaataaaatacGATAACATTTTCATGGTTATTAATTTAGGTCCTCTTTATTGACGGAATAAATAACATGCACAAATGTATacatgcatttttttttctttattttctactTAGACGACAAAAAACGATTTGCCTACCAAAGTGACGATGGTGACGATAGTGAAGGATACAATAAAAGAAAGAAGAAGAgaaattaattttacaaattatttataatttttttttcatttattaatttttggctatttttataacacattatttttcattctgTTTATTATCATAAGTATATTACCTACCCAATTGAAGCTCAAATATAGAAAGAatcttattattatttgtaactcgttttttttagcatacatattaattatattttattagaaTAAAGAAAGTAAGCATGCATATgtgcatttatttatatatttatcctTTTACAAATGTCAGAAGAAATTTCTgaaaatatacacatacGTACGTGTATAATTCATCCATATTTATGTccacttttttaaaacaacgAGAGTTCTTTCCTATTATTCtctccttttttttaatcatgttattttttttttatttttttcttttatattcatttcaaacaaatatttcaaatggcaaaatgatattatatatgaaatgaACACAGGGATGTATATATGTCcttgtatattataaatatactcTCCCAACTgattgaatattttatttaaaaattataataaaataaaactataaaaaaatatggaaatacGTGTGTGCAGCTAGCTAAAAACAATTATGAGTGCATGTGCATCCAAAGGAGACATTATTTACCTGCACgttcatatatttcttttgcTATGTttgcatatacatataacaATCATAGGATACAAAAGGAATTATCTCTAATTCAACTGCTTATCATAAGAACAGCCCTTTTCACTAATTTATAATCTCTTATATCTGAATTGTcggaaatattttttgattttccAACATGTTCTACTATTTGGAAtccttcattttttataaacaaattttctTCCAATATAATAGGACTATTATTTGGttctttatttgtattttcaaTAATCAATGCACCGTCtagatataaatttgtaataATAGCATCGGATTTTATCCATAAAGTAGAATTATTCTTTATGGTTATGTttccttttattttgtttattagcTGAGTTAATGTAAAAGCAAACTGTGGCTCGATCAACACTTTAGGTGGCATAATAGATGGTGTTCCATTCATAAATTGGATACccattttttctaaattattcttttttttattatatatacatgctAATTCTATAAAAGCGCAATTGctataatataaatctGCTTCTGCACTATACATACATTCTggatgtatatttttttcaatttttttttttgcagtAATTCggttattttttactgcTGAAAAGCATAAAAATCTGTTTAACTCAGTGACACCTACT
This Plasmodium chabaudi chabaudi strain AS genome assembly, chromosome: 12 DNA region includes the following protein-coding sequences:
- a CDS encoding FACT complex subunit SPT16, putative (term=annotation;date=20110921;qualifier=added_gene_name=FACT-L;qualifier=added_literature=pmid:21899698;qualifier=removed_product=transcriptional regulator, putative;qualifier=added_product=fact complex subunit spt16, putative;curatorName=ucb@sanger.ac.uk;~term=annotation;date=20160812;qualifier=added_GO:0005634;curatorName=ucb@sanger.ac.uk;~pfam_scan;Pfam:PF08512.8; E()=3.9E-11;score=43.1;query 884-965;description=Rtt106;~pfam_scan;Pfam:PF00557.20; E()=8.3E-17;score=61.4;query 178-417;description=Peptidase_M24;~pfam_scan;Pfam:PF14826.2; E()=1.5E-29;score=102.7;query 5-160;description=FACT-Spt16_Nlob;~pfam_scan;Pfam:PF08644.7; E()=4.0E-48;score=163.3;query 602-758;description=SPT16;~iprscan;InterPro:IPR029148 : FACT complex subunit Spt16, N-terminal lobe domain;SMART:SM01285; score=3.4E-44;query 5-162;description=FACT complex subunit Spt16, N-terminal lobe domain;~iprscan;InterPro:IPR029148 : FACT complex subunit Spt16, N-terminal lobe domain;Pfam:PF14826; score=3.2E-30;query 5-160;description=FACT complex subunit Spt16, N-terminal lobe domain;~iprscan;InterPro:IPR013719 : Region of unknown function DUF1747, eukaryote;Pfam:PF08512; score=4.1E-11;query 884-965;description=Domain of unknown function DUF1747;~iprscan;InterPro:IPR013719 : Region of unknown function DUF1747, eukaryote;SMART:SM01287; score=9.3E-32;query 878-968;description=Domain of unknown function DUF1747;~iprscan;InterPro:IPR000994 : Peptidase M24, catalytic core;Pfam:PF00557; score=7.1E-17;query 178-417;description=Peptidase M24;~iprscan;InterPro:IPR013953 : FACT complex subunit Spt16p/Cdc68p;SMART:SM01286; score=7.3E-73;query 602-758;description=FACT complex subunit Spt16p/Cdc68p;~iprscan;InterPro:IPR013953 : FACT complex subunit Spt16p/Cdc68p;Pfam:PF08644; score=4.0E-49;query 602-758;description=FACT complex subunit Spt16p/Cdc68p;~iprscan;InterPro:IPR036005 : Creatinase/aminopeptidase-like;Superfamily:SSF55920; scor e=1.26E-21;query 170-426;description=Creatinase/aminopeptidase-like); the encoded protein is MSEALDVDNAKEKINFMFAYWKNNSNKDFENSNAFCILSGKSSKDDNATIQEQFQMWLLGYQLTETFFLFCKKNEKLIILTSDKKKKFLQPLLDKTDNITILERNNNDNSENFEKIKNEINMHDSKELLILKDKDSTGSFFEACYNFIKSLNKNEIDVNNNIKNLLNLRSKSDVKLQKSASDIASIIMKSVLITTIENSLDSEEYESHNKIKEKVLKFNENKKCVVKIKDKLKADIDDIDVIYSSVQSGNKFVLNFKNTNDNNYLSQNDGTIVIGLGVKYKELCANINRTLLLNAKEYHKELYNFTFSLQKYIINDCLKYNTSFSDVYKKAIQYIKDNKQNYQTIGNINLENYFIKCLGHVIGFEFMEKEFLITANNSNATIEKNTSYNISVGFENVQLPDSKNVFSTWISDTVFVNDKEEVTILTDAIGKEINTISYELEESESENEEEDSEDNKKKSGKESKNVKREASDYDESDDDDDDSNNKSAKVKKEKNKNGDSENKKKIGISASILNNASSVIVSDRLRRRNKNSLAHNNEQEIEELNKRQNELKNKKIEEIKNRFSEGTNEYKDLNKKNIKKLEDIKSYNDADLIPRDLRSNIIHVDNKHESILLPVNGAHIPFHVSTIKNLSSNYEDNNDIFVLRINFQVPGNQGSQKGEFNAFPKLNEKEMYIKELIFKSNDEKHLQFVVKQVKELIKQVKQKEVEADVNDSKTSNEKLALNKSGRRIVLRDLMTRPNIFTGRKILGTLELHTNGLRYSANSRGTTEFIDILFDDIKHAFYQPCDGQLIILIHFHLKRYIMVGKKKTLDVQFYCEVGTQIDDLDRAKARNVYDPDEMHDEMKEREQKNKLNLIFKNFVQQMQDISKIEFEIPYPELTFSGVPNKSNVEIFVTANTINHLIEWPPFILSVEDIEIASLERVHHGLRNFDMIFVFKDYTKPVKRIDVIPIEYIDTIKKWLTTIDIVYYEGKNNLQWGNILKTILADIESFVNSKGFDGFLGEDDDEEEQSAEDEDEDDEYEVDESELSAEDDSEYDDSEEESLATESDGDEEVEEDSDDEGLSWDELEERAKKDDKKRFAYQSDDGDDSEGYNKRKKKRN